The genomic interval TACTCGCGGATGTAGCCGTACCCGCCGTGGATCTGCACCGCCTCGTCCGCGGCCTTCCACAGCGTCTCGGATCCGTGCACCTTGCACACCGCGCACTCGATGGCGTGCTCGCGCAGCCGGGCTTCCTTCTCGCGCGTGGGCAGTTCGCCGTAGAGCGGCGCCAGCGCGCCTTCGAGCATCGCCGCCGTCCGGTAGACGAGCGACTCCGCCGCATAGATCCGCGCCGCCACGGAAGCCAGCTTCGCCTGCGTGGCGGGAAACTCGGCGATGGCCCGGCCGAATTGGCGCCGTTCCGCCGCATAGCGGGCCGCCACCGCCAGTGCCCGCTTCGCTCCGCCGACGTTGCCTGCGCCGAGGTTGAACCGGCCGAGATTCAGCACGCCAAGCGCCACCGCGTGCCCCCGGCCCACTTCGCCAATGACGTTTTCCACAGGCACCGGGCAGTCGTCGAAGATCACCTGGCGCGTCGACGATCCATGGATGCCCATCTTCTGCTCCTCGGGCCCGAGGGAAATGCCGGGAAAGGATCGCTCCACGAGGAACGCGGTGAAGTGTTCGCCATCGATCTTCGCGTACACGACGAACGTGTCCGCGAATCCCGCGTTCGTGATGAACTGCTTCGTTCCCGAAATGAGGTAGTGCGTGCCGTCTTCGCTGAGCCGCGCCACCGTCTTCGCCGCGAGCGCGTCCGATCCGGCCGTCGGCTCGGTCAGGCAGTAGGCGCCGAGATATTCTCCGCTCGCCATCTTCGGCAGGACGCGGTGCTTAACGGCCTCGCTCGCGAAGTACGTGATGGGCAGCGTCGCGATGCAGGTGTGGTTGGAATGCGCGACGCCGTACGCCCCCGTCATTCCCACCATCTCGCCCACGATGCCCTTGGAAATCTTGTCGAGCCCCAGGCCCCCGTACGCCTCCGGCACGCTGTGCGCGAGAAGGCCGAGATCGCCCGCCCGCTTCAGAAGCTGGACCACGCGGTGGAAGTCCTCGGCCTCGATGGCATCCTGCTGGGGCCAGACCTCCCGCTCCACGAAGTCGCGCGCGGTCTTCCGAATCATGCGGTGTTCCTCGGTGAACTCCTCCGGCGTGTAGACGTCCGCCGGATCGGCCGATTGCACCAAAAATTCCCCACCTGGCACCTGAACCTGCTCCATGCTCCTATCTCCCTTCTCGCTCCGGCCATGCGTCCGCATCGCGTCACGACACGGATACGATGACCTTCCCAACCGTCTTCCGCCCGCCGAGCGCATCCATCGCGGGAATCACGTCTTCGAACGGGTACACATGCCGCACCAGCGGGCGGATGCGCCCCGCCTCATACAATCGGATGAGCTCCTCGTGCATCTCGCGAACCGCGTCTGGGTACAACCGATGGAAGAGTCCCCAGTGCACGCCCACGAGGCTGTAGTTCTTGACAAGCGCGTGGTTCATGGGCGCCTGTGGGATGCGCCCGCTCGCGAATCCGATGACGAGCAGCCGCCCCTCGAACGCGATGCACCTGCGCGACGCGTCGAACACGTCTCCGCCCACCGGATCGAAGATGACGTCCGCGCCGCGGCCCGATGTGAACGCTTTCACCGCTTCCACAAAATCTCCGCTGCGGTAGTCGACCGCCTCGTCCGCGCCAAGCTGGCGGCACGTCTCCACCTTTTCCGGTCCGCCCGCCGTCGCAATGACGCGTGCGCCCGCCGCTTTGCCGAGTTGAATCGCCGCCGATCCGACCCCGCCCGCGCCCGCATGCACCAGCAAGACCTCGCCGGGTTGGAGCCGCGCCAGGCGATGGAGCGCGTAATACGCGGTGTGGTAGGTGATGAACATCGCCGCGGCCTCCGCCGGAGGCGCCCCCTCGGGCACGCGGTGCACCTGCGCAAGCGGCACCACCACCTGCTCCGCCAGGCCGCCGTGCGGCAGCTGCGGCAGGGCAATGACGCGATCGCCCACCTGAAACGTCGATCCCGGCGCGACCTCTTCCACCACCCCGCACACCTCGACGCCAGGCGTGAAGGGAAGGGGCGGCTTCTCCTGATACTGCCCCTGGCAGACCAGCAGATCCAGGAAGTTCAGCGCCGCCGCCTCGACGCGAATCCGGGCGCTCCCCGGCTGCATCGCCGGAACGGGGGTATCTTCAAGGCGCAGCACGTCGCGATGGTGCCCCAATTCTCGCACGACCCAGGCCTTCACCGGCATCCTCCTTTCGAATATGAAACAAGAATTCACAATCGAAACAAACGGACTCCACGTCTCTCTTCTCAGTGTACGTGACCTCGCTCCCTGTGGCAAGCATCGGCCTCGCATGGGCGCAAGCCTTGGCATATTTTTCTTATCACTGCACACACTACCGATGTGCCCATCTTCATTCGTGTCCGGAGGTCCCGCGCCATGCCGAAACCTTTCCTTTCCGACGCCGATTCGCCGCTTCCGCGCCGCACCCGGCGTTCCTTCGCCCGAGTCGCTGCCATGGCCTTTGGTGCCGCGTTCGGCGCCGGATTCGTCGGTACCTCGCTCGTGCTCGTGGGCCTCAAACTCCTCCCTCTTCCGTCGACCGCTAAGACCGCGCCGACCGAACTGACCAGCGCGGACGGCCGCCCCATCGCGCTCTGGTCGCCCGCCGGACAGGCGCGGGCTGCCCTGCCTCTCGGTGCCTTCCCGCGCTGGCTGGTCGAGGCCACACTCGCGACCGAAGACGCCAATTTCTACCGCGATCACGCCATCAGCGTGCGCTCCACGCTCCGCGCGGTGGCGGTCAACGTACGCCATGGCGAGATCGTCCAGGGCGGATCCACCATCACGCAGCAGCTCGCGAAAAACCTGTACCTCACCCAGGATCGCACGTTCGGCCGCAAGCTGCGGGAGGCCATGCTCGCCCTGCAGCTCGAGTTGCACGAGCCGAAGGACTGGATTCTGGACCGATACCTCAACGTCGTCTACTACGGGCACGGCGCGTACGGCGCCCCCGCGGCAAGTCAGCTCTACTTCGGCAAACCGGTTCAGTCGCTCGATCTCGCCGAAAGCGCCTTGCTCGCCGGTTTGCCCAAGGGCCCGGCGCTGTACTCGCCGCTCGATCACCTGGAGCGCGCCAAGGCCCGCCAGAGAGTGGTGCTCGAGCGCATGGTGCAGACGGGTTACATCACACAGGCCGAGGCGGACGCCGCGTACGCCGAGCCCCTGCACATTGCGCGCCACCAACCCCCGACGCTTCAGGCGCCGTACTTCAGCGAGATGGCGTTCAACGAGGCGAAGCGCATGGCCCGGCTCACGGACGGCGATCTCGACGCGGGCTACGTCCGCATCCACACGACGCTCGACCCGCTGCTGCAAAAGGCGGCGGAGCGCGCCATTCAGTCGACGCTGCCGAAGGGAAGCCAGCTCGAAGCCGCGCTCGTGGCCCTGGATCCGCAAACCGGCGCCATCCGCGCGCTCGTCGGTGGGCGAGACTACCGCGAGAGCCCGTTCAACCGGGCGCTCGGCAAGCGGCAACCGGGATCGACGTTCAAGGCGTTCGTCTACGGGGCGGCGCTCACGCGCGGTTGGACGCCCGCGCGCGAGGTGGACTCCAAGCTCACGACGTTCATCTACGGCCCGTCCCCCAAGGACGAATACACCGTGCACGACTACGGAGACATCTACGCCGGCCGGCCGCTCACGCTGCGGGAAGCCATCGCGCGGTCGGACAACGTGTACGCCGTGCAGACGGAGCTCGCCATCGGAGCCCAAAACGTCATGGATTTCGCCAAGAAGCTCGGGATTCAAGAGGAGATGAAGCCGTATCCCTCTCTCGCCCTCGGCGTGTTTCCCGTCACTCCGGTGGAACTGGCTGCGGCCTACGCGGCCTTCGCCAACGGCGGCTACAGGGTCACGCCGCACGCGGTCGAGTCCGTCGACACGCCGTACGGGCGCACGGTCCATCCGCTCGAGAAGACGCGCGTCATCTCGCCTGAGCTCGCGTTTCAGATGACCGATCTCATGCAGAGCGTGCTCGCCCCCGGCGGAACGGGATATGGCGCTCGGCCGTACCTGCACGCCCCGGCCGCGGCGAAGACCGGCACGACCGATACAGACGCCTGGATGGTGGGTTACACGCCCCGGCTTGTGGTGGCGGTGTGGGTGGGTTACGACTCGGGCCGGCCGCTCACGGTGCAGGAGTCTCACCTCGCGGCGCCTATCTGGGGGAAGTTCATGGGGACGGCGCAGGCGCACCTGCCCGGGCCGTGGTACACGCCGCCGTCCGATCTCGAGGCCGTCCGGATCGACCCGCTGTCCGGCGCGCTCGCCACGCCCCAGTGCGGCGCCGCGGAGACGGACTACTTCCTGCCAGGAACCGCCCCCACGGCCACGTGCCCGCTTCATCGGCCTCCGGTCGTGCCCGAACCCGCGCCGAGCCGATGGTGGAACTGGCTGCGGCGGCTCTTCTAGGCTCGGCGCGGCCCGCGCCCTGCGCACTGCCGCACGCGCGCGGGCAAGGCTCGCTCCGGCGCGGAATCTTGCGACAAGTCGAGCCCGGCCTGTGGTACAATGGCGGAGAGTAATCCATGGGGGCGTGAACGAGTGGAAGAGCGTCTGTCGAGACGAGTCAGAACCATCCGGCCGTCGGCGACCATGAGCGTCGACAGCAAGACCAAGCAACTCATCGCCAAGGGCCAGCCGGTGATCAACATGAGCGTCGGCGAACCGGACTTTCACACGCCGGTTCCGGCCGCCTTCGCGGGCATCCGCGCCATCACCAACGGGCAGACCCGCTACACGGAGGCCGCGGGCATGCTGGCCCTCCGCAAGGCCATCGCGCATAAACTTCAGGCCGAAAACGGCCTTCATTACGCGCCGGAGCAAATCGTGGTCTCGAACGGCGCGAAGCACACGCTGTACAACATCTTCGTGACCATCCTCGACGAGGGGGACGAGGTCATTCTCCCTGCGCCATATTGGACCTCGTACCCCGAGCAGATCCGCGTCGCGGGCGGTAAGCCCGTCGTGATCGAGTGCGGGCCCGAGACGGGCTTCAAGCTCACGCCAGACCAACTCGCTGCGGCCATCACGCCGCGGACGAAGGCAGTCCTGCTGAACAGCCCGTGCAACCCCACCGGGTCCGTGTACCACGAGGAAGAGTTGAAGGCGCTCGGCGAAGTCCTCCGCCAGCACGACATCTACGTCGTTCTCGACGAGATTTACGAGCGCCTGGTCTACGGCGTGAAACACGTGAGTCTCGTGGCCGCCTGCCCCGATTTGTACGATCGCTCCCTCGTCGTGAACGGCTTTTCGAAGGCGTTCGCGATGACGGGGTGGCGCCTCGGCTACGTGGCCGCGCCGCTCGATCTCGCCAAGGCCATGGCGAGCTTCCAGAGCCACTCCACGGGCAGCCCGGCGACCATGTCGCAAATCGCGGGCGAAACGGCGCTTGCACACTTCGATCCAAGCGTGATCGACGTGTTCCGCCGCCGGCGCGATGCGCTCGTGGCGGGGCTGAACAGCCTCGAGGGCGTGCGCTGCCTCGTGCCCGAAGGCGCATTTTACGCGTTCCCCGACATCCGCGGCGTCCTCGGGCGCCGATACGAGGGCCAGGCCATCGAGACGAGCGCGGACTACTGCGAACTGTTGCTCGAGCACGCGCTCGTCGCGAGCGTCCCGGGCGAGGCGTTCGGCGCGCCGGGCTACGTCCGCTTCTCGTACGCCGTGCGCGACGAGGACGTCATCGAAGCCGTGAATCGCATGCGCGAATTCCACAGCAAGCTGACGAACTGACATTCGCAATTCGACGCAAGGGCCCCGAAGCCTCGGGGCCCTCAGTTTGTGTTGCGGCGTCACTGCGGTTCGCTCGAGGCACCCGGATGCGCGGGATGGATCTCTCCGTGCGCATCGAGGAGTTGGTGATCTTGCTGCACCTCGATAAGGCCCGCGTTGTGCAACGCCTGCAACACCTCAAACAGACTGTCGCGCTTCTCCTCCGGCAGCGATCGCACGAATTGATTGATATCCTGCGCCGGGGCCAGTTGCACGAAGTGCACCCCGCCGTACTTCGCGTACAAGTCGCGCCTGTACTTCATCCGCTCCCCTCCTCGCTGTGCCAACAAGCGTATTGTCCACCGAAGCCGCCGAGCCTATGCCACTTGGGCGCGTGCCCCGCACGGCCCTCAGGCGATTGTCATACGCTTTAGGAGCAGGCTGGGGAAGC from Alicyclobacillus acidocaldarius subsp. acidocaldarius DSM 446 carries:
- a CDS encoding acyl-CoA dehydrogenase family protein, coding for MEQVQVPGGEFLVQSADPADVYTPEEFTEEHRMIRKTARDFVEREVWPQQDAIEAEDFHRVVQLLKRAGDLGLLAHSVPEAYGGLGLDKISKGIVGEMVGMTGAYGVAHSNHTCIATLPITYFASEAVKHRVLPKMASGEYLGAYCLTEPTAGSDALAAKTVARLSEDGTHYLISGTKQFITNAGFADTFVVYAKIDGEHFTAFLVERSFPGISLGPEEQKMGIHGSSTRQVIFDDCPVPVENVIGEVGRGHAVALGVLNLGRFNLGAGNVGGAKRALAVAARYAAERRQFGRAIAEFPATQAKLASVAARIYAAESLVYRTAAMLEGALAPLYGELPTREKEARLREHAIECAVCKVHGSETLWKAADEAVQIHGGYGYIREYHVERMLRDARIQRIFEGTNEINRLLIPTHFLRRVSRQPEMVSRLSAAVDALGKRVEVRGGPMAHERAAIEQMRALYLAGCALVADRFAGRLDAEQEMAMHLADLAISLYAAESALARAEKAASGAQAEVHAALASVAVDDEIQAAVQAAVALFAAIGDHAGVRERALDAIRNLAGLRDPDGIARRRKLARAVVEQGGYPID
- a CDS encoding NADPH:quinone oxidoreductase family protein, with product MKAWVVRELGHHRDVLRLEDTPVPAMQPGSARIRVEAAALNFLDLLVCQGQYQEKPPLPFTPGVEVCGVVEEVAPGSTFQVGDRVIALPQLPHGGLAEQVVVPLAQVHRVPEGAPPAEAAAMFITYHTAYYALHRLARLQPGEVLLVHAGAGGVGSAAIQLGKAAGARVIATAGGPEKVETCRQLGADEAVDYRSGDFVEAVKAFTSGRGADVIFDPVGGDVFDASRRCIAFEGRLLVIGFASGRIPQAPMNHALVKNYSLVGVHWGLFHRLYPDAVREMHEELIRLYEAGRIRPLVRHVYPFEDVIPAMDALGGRKTVGKVIVSVS
- a CDS encoding transglycosylase domain-containing protein, with translation MPKPFLSDADSPLPRRTRRSFARVAAMAFGAAFGAGFVGTSLVLVGLKLLPLPSTAKTAPTELTSADGRPIALWSPAGQARAALPLGAFPRWLVEATLATEDANFYRDHAISVRSTLRAVAVNVRHGEIVQGGSTITQQLAKNLYLTQDRTFGRKLREAMLALQLELHEPKDWILDRYLNVVYYGHGAYGAPAASQLYFGKPVQSLDLAESALLAGLPKGPALYSPLDHLERAKARQRVVLERMVQTGYITQAEADAAYAEPLHIARHQPPTLQAPYFSEMAFNEAKRMARLTDGDLDAGYVRIHTTLDPLLQKAAERAIQSTLPKGSQLEAALVALDPQTGAIRALVGGRDYRESPFNRALGKRQPGSTFKAFVYGAALTRGWTPAREVDSKLTTFIYGPSPKDEYTVHDYGDIYAGRPLTLREAIARSDNVYAVQTELAIGAQNVMDFAKKLGIQEEMKPYPSLALGVFPVTPVELAAAYAAFANGGYRVTPHAVESVDTPYGRTVHPLEKTRVISPELAFQMTDLMQSVLAPGGTGYGARPYLHAPAAAKTGTTDTDAWMVGYTPRLVVAVWVGYDSGRPLTVQESHLAAPIWGKFMGTAQAHLPGPWYTPPSDLEAVRIDPLSGALATPQCGAAETDYFLPGTAPTATCPLHRPPVVPEPAPSRWWNWLRRLF
- a CDS encoding pyridoxal phosphate-dependent aminotransferase, whose protein sequence is MEERLSRRVRTIRPSATMSVDSKTKQLIAKGQPVINMSVGEPDFHTPVPAAFAGIRAITNGQTRYTEAAGMLALRKAIAHKLQAENGLHYAPEQIVVSNGAKHTLYNIFVTILDEGDEVILPAPYWTSYPEQIRVAGGKPVVIECGPETGFKLTPDQLAAAITPRTKAVLLNSPCNPTGSVYHEEELKALGEVLRQHDIYVVLDEIYERLVYGVKHVSLVAACPDLYDRSLVVNGFSKAFAMTGWRLGYVAAPLDLAKAMASFQSHSTGSPATMSQIAGETALAHFDPSVIDVFRRRRDALVAGLNSLEGVRCLVPEGAFYAFPDIRGVLGRRYEGQAIETSADYCELLLEHALVASVPGEAFGAPGYVRFSYAVRDEDVIEAVNRMREFHSKLTN